DNA from Gopherus flavomarginatus isolate rGopFla2 chromosome 21, rGopFla2.mat.asm, whole genome shotgun sequence:
GGGAGTTATGTCTACTTTACTATGTCACACAGGGTGACAGATTGGTCACAGCTCTGAGTAACATCATTAGGTCAATCTACACTTTAGATGTAATCAGACCTTACTACATTACTTACGTAACTGGCCAATTACATTTTCTGTCTGCATCTCATTACAGCCGACTGGACAAAGGCCTGGCCCTGCTGGTCAGGGAGCGGAAGACTGACTTGGTTATAATTGAAGGGATGGGCCGCGCTATCCATACAAATTACTATGCAGCTCTGCGGTGCGAGAGCCTCAAACTTGCAGTCATCAAAAACTCTTGGTTGGCTGATCGTCTGGGTGGGAAAATCTTCAGTGTCATCTTTAAGTATGAAGTGCCACGCAAGTGACTGGGGCTGGAGGCCTGAAGCGTGGCAGCAATGGACTTGCACTAGTTTTACTTTAATTGTAAAGAATGTATTTTTATTACGACAGGGAAAATGAGTTCACATGAAATTCCATATTTATATTGTGCTTTGTGACTTAAAGCAACAATAttcattatataaaaaaaatacacccaaaatatatatgtatatcacTCACTGTTTATTTTGGTAAGTGTTTATTTTAATGCTGCAGTATTTGTGATGGAAAGActttatttttttgttctgtgagACATTCATatagaaatatatttaaatgtcTATGAAATCTTTTTATATATCTCTGCTTACTATGCCAGCAGTGACTTGGCACATACCAAATAGAGTTTTTAAAGTGCTGAAAGCGTTTGACTTTGCATTTGAATATTTTAGTTCATGAAATATTTCAGACCTGTCTAAATTCTCTCTAGTTAAGCTAGGAAGAGACTTACTCCCTGAGCAGTGTTATTTCAGACACACAGGAACCTAGAACAGTAACTGACCTGATCATCAATGAGAGTAGCAGATGGGAGAGTTATTGCTGCTAAGATTTAACCAACTGCTGCAGGGTGAAGTTAAATTCCTGAAGCTTACCCACTTCCATTCTTGGCTCTTATAGTCTTCTGGATCCCAGCTAAATGTGGTAAGGAAAACCAGTCTCTTCAGCTAAATTGTGTAAGTTTGGTTCAGTTCTAAAAAGCAAGCTCAATTCCTCACCTATACAGCTACTTACATTGCAGCAGGAATTAATCTGGAATAAGGACTTCAAGAATTCCCATGTACTCACTTCTTCCATTTGATTTTCCTACCCTAAAGACAGAATCAGCTAACGAACATTTATCTACATCTGGTCTGCTTGTTAAACTCTCCCTTGCAATAAGGTATTAGCCAAACATACACATATCCATGCTAAACTACTTCGCCTTTATTGATTAGCTCAAAGCACTGTACCTGTACAACTAACAAGTGATTTCAAGTCATGCTCACATTCATTTCAGCTCTGCTCCAGTTTCCCTTAAATAAAGACAGGTAATTGGAGTGTTATGGCTAGATCTTCAGCATCAAATAGCCATTCAGAGTGAGTGGTAATGACTCCCACCTAGCCATTCTCCAAAGCTACCTGGGAGAAGATGCCTGTTTCGCCTCTGCTCCTGATATTCTAAAGAGTGGAAAATCTGTAGTAACATAAGCCTGCTAGCTGGTGAAGTTTCCATTAGCTTGTAAAgaaagatacacctctacctcgatataacgtgacccgacataacacgaattcagatataacacagtaaagcagtgcttcggGGAGGTAGGGGGgggagggctgcgcactccagtggatcaaagcaagttcaatataacgcggtttcacctataatgcagtaagatttttttggcttccgaggacagcattatattgaggtagaggtgtactctaGATCCTTCACTGACTTTCACTGCAAAAACGTTAAATATAGCAGCAGTATACTATTGCATCTCGACTCCAACTCCACGCAAGTCTCTCTAAGGTACTTACACACCCACTCCTGTGTTGCATCTAGCAGCTcaaaaaaattttaatttttttttttttaaaccaaccaaCTGCATGAGaggggaagtacttcttcatttTACTGGTAGACCACTGAGACAGAAATGCCAGGCCAGTGCCTAGACCCCAAGGCCATCCTGCTGCTGCAGGCTACATGAATATGACATTCAGAAGGGACTGAGTACAACCCTGCTACTTCTACTTAACAGGTCCCAATAAGCGCTGGGATGAAAGAGCAAAGTCAACTTGTCATGAACTAATTTAATGTAGTTTTAACTAAGTCACATGCTCTTTTTCAAACtacttttttttaagtgagcAGATTGGTTACCTTTGCAGTGGTGACAGGCTTTCATAGTTTTGTTTTATAGTATTTGCTATGTGGCTCTCAGCCTTGTATTAAAGCACTAGCTTGTTTCTTACAAGAGGAGGGATAGTCTCGGCACAGAAGTCTGCTGTCTCCCTAAAGCACCATGTATTTGCACAGTAAGCCAGAGGGGGAGTATGAACCATAGTCAACATCCTTCTTCTGCCCTCACCACCCAGCCAAACAGTAGGTGAAGGGCCCTTACCTTTCTGGGGGTAGATGGAGATCACCACATACTTTATTCTCCCTTAGATTAGATCCCTTATATCATTCAACCAAAACAAACCACATGGACAGTATCATTGAATGTTTAATTTGAAAATTCCTACTCTGTAATAGCCGGGATTAAACATGTCCTTAAGTAACTTCAACCAAGTGATCAGACTGGACCTCTAACGTTTTTAGCATCCCTTACGCTTTGACAGAACTCTTAGTTGCCAGGTGCAAAGATACTCTCTCCAGGTGTTTTTGCTACCACAAGGCAATGCAGGTTTCTCAAGCTTTGCAGTTGCCAATAGTCAGTATGTTACTGAAACTGACTCTGCCTCTTTACCCTTTCCCACTACACCCAAGCAAAACGAGCAGCAGATACAAGGCAGTATATACAGGAGGGCAATGCATATGCTGTGTAACATGCCACCAAGCCCAGATCTTCTGATATGCTGAAAGGCACGAAAACTCTGCGAAACCAAGCATAATAACAATGCAGTGCAATGTTTGATCACACATTAGTTAAGCTGGGACCCTTTAAATTGGCCCTGCTGGTTTAAGAGCTGGGTTATTTTAGTTGATTTAGCTCATTTTATCTAGTTCAAGCTCAGCATAACTGAAGCTATTACTATTCCATTGCAGTCACTCTTTCCACGGGTGGCTGAAACTGAGTCACTCAATTCGAAAACTGCAGGCAGCAAGATTTGCACCCCCCtccctttgtttttttaataggcTGATGCCAATACATTTTCACTGTGAAAAACTCACCTTTGTGTAGTAGGTGAGTGAGACCTGGGAACCTGAGACTGGAAGTTTTGCACGGGAGTGAATCTCAACCTCTGTGCCCTTCAGCATGCTCCTGGCTAGCAGACGGGTTTTGAAATCTCCCTGGGAGGAAGTTATACTGATGAACATTGGCAGGTGCCAGGCAGCTGCATTAACTTAAAAGCTAAATATCACCGTTTGCTTTTTAATACAGTTGTTCCCATGCTCTGGAGCCGAATAAGTGTATTCTGTCCAGCAAAGCTGTTCTTTGATACGTGTTTCGTTTTCAGTACTCAGAGCTCTGTACAGACATGATCTTTGTCATCCTGAAAAATGGCAGGTGGGAACCTAcgcagcaccatggaaaatgcTGCTCATTCTATTTTATGCTGCTCTGGAAGTCTCATTATAGTTCTAGAATATTCACACTGATCCCACTTCACTCGCAGCTCCAGttttgagcatttaaaaaaaccagTTACCACTGATGGAAGTTGCTGGCTTGACAGCCACAATCCTCTGCTTCGTCACAGAGCAGGTACAGCCCAGGGGACAGGGCAGAGACACATCAGCGGCTGTTGCTTATGTGCCTCAACGCTGAGCTGCAGGGTCCACTTCTAAAGGTACGTCTACCCTGCAGCCGAGGGCGGGCCTGGCCCAGACTGTAGACAGACCTGTGCTAGCTGGTACTCGCGCTAGCTTACCCTACACAAGCTGCCAGTCACGTCCCCCGCTGCAGTGCCGCCATatgctgagggtatgtctacacggcagTCAGGTGTGATTGTGGCACacagacatacccaagctagctcaAATAACAAGAGAAGTGAAGCTGTGGCAACATGGGCTAATTGCTTCAAAACATACCCAGCAGCGGGAGGCACTATCCGGCCCGTGCTGCTAAGGCTTCGCTGCTACTGTTAGCTGCTGCAGCCACACCGACAAGTCCAGTGTAGACAGAACCTTTTATGAATGAGGTGCTCACTCACCACGTTTGCTCAGTCCTCAACCTTGAGCTGGGATGGTTTTATGTGGGCCATCTGACAGCCATCAGATGCTGACATCTTCAGTCATCATTGCTAGACTGAATTTAGCGCTCTAGAGCGGCTAGGATCTGGAATCAGTCCTCTGAGCTATGTAGTTCTCTGCATGCGGTTCAATCATTATAGAGACTGACCTTTCCTAGTGCTAGGGAAGCTACACTCTAGGCGTACAGAGATATAGTGCCAGTGCAGAGAAACAGCTACTAGTGAATACACACAGTAGGAAAGAAATTGATTAATACTGAGACTCCACTCCACAAAGAGCTTCTTATGGTTTAACCTTTTCTGGATTCTCTCTTACACCTTCTTTTATTCTGAACCGATGACTCATCTCCTCGCTGAGAACAGAGCAGCAAGATTTCTGAAAGATACGAAgcgggtgggggaagaggtgttCCATGTGACTCAGAAAAGTCCCCTTCAGTGTGCACAGTGTCTCAGCTGTACTAAGGAGTCAGCTGAGCACAACAAGGCTGAGATTCAAGTACAGAAACTGCAAGAGCGGTCTTTTCCTTCCCTTACCTGTCAAAGCATTCGTTGGAATTACTGGTACTTTAGAACAAATTATCATTGCCAAGGAAACAGGACAGAAGTAGCAAATCAAGTGGGTGTACTGCCAAGACTTTCCACTTGCACCAGTTTTACAGCAGCATAACATAAGCAATTCAGTTGATGTTAATTCTGACACACACTCATCCTCTGTCTGTCCACACCCAGCAAGTTAGAAGCCACACGGATACTCACTGATAACTAGAGTTAAACAAAACAATCAAGTTTTTTTCTTATCTCCTCCAGTTTATTCCCTAAATGAATTCATAACCCTCAATGATATCATCACGAATCACAGGCTGTGGAACTGTTAGATCATCGCTCTTGGTGAGGAATAAACACAGTTCTTTCCATAATGGAGATCTTAGTTTTGTGCAAAGATCTGTAGTAATACAGAAAGATTGTTtctaaggatacatctacactgcagctagagatgtaatttccagcttgggtagatgTAGCCACACTGGTTTTGATCGAGCACTGGTGTCATGAGCTAACAGCTCATGCACAATCCTGTCTGAGATCCTAGGTACATACTCAGACACTAGCTTTGtaacctgagctggaaattacatctccaGTTGCAGTGCAGATATACCTTGTGTCAAATGTTTTCCCCCAGGTGGGGACCCGGACACCTCTCTGACTCGCTAGTTACAGCGTACTGGGGGTGGGGATCTAGGTCCACCACATGAGAGCAATGCTGTGCAAAAGTAAGGAGGCATCACAGTGCCACTTACCTTCTCCCGTTCAGCAGCGTGTCGGCTCCTGTTTGACAACTCCACCAAAGCCACAATCACTCCCAGCACGAGGCCGATCGCAAGAACCAGGAAAAGTCCACCCATGGCTTGGGGTTTCAGAGGACTCCATGTGTCTGGGCCCTTATGGAAACAGGTGGTTTCCCACCACTTGTTATGCAGGTAGTCTAGGTTGCCTGATTCGCCCAGTTTCAGGACAGCAAGGGAGAGTTTATTGGCCCAGGGTGATCCTGCAGGGTAGCAGAGAGAAATGAACTGGACCATTATACGACACTTGCACAACTTAATGGTAGCTGCTTAGGCACAACCCATAAATACGCAGCGTGCAGTCGGCTGGCTGCTGCTTACTACCTCTGGGATGGCTGCAGTTCAGGTATATTGTGAGTGTGTAACTGCTGAAGCTCTTTGGCATAACCATGACAGCTAATGTTAAatctttgcattttaaaaacaaacagtcatCTCTCAAAACAGCCAAGCAGTAGGAGCGGCTGAGCTGTTGAACAGCTATGCTATCCTCATGCCAGTCCgcctaaaaaaataattaaagagaTACAGGGAAAGGCAATGTAAAAAGTACAGGCAGCACAGCCATTAAAGAGAACAACCATCAAAGCCTTCCCTGGAGGTGGCAGCAAACTTTTAAAGTCCTCAGAATGCATCGGCTGCTATTCTGGGACGTTGGggctacagaaaaaaattaaccaaTCACTGACTGGCAGAGGATTCTTTAGCCTATAAAGAATGAAAGGTCCATGTCAGAAAGCAAAACTTTGGGAGCCCAAAGTCATCAGAAGAATTAATACGTTGGATACTGACATTGCTTTGGGTCACTGAGCTCCCCTGGCAGGAGAGGCTGTTGGGACCTGGTCCACTGAAGTTGTCCAGTGCCCCATGTGCCAGCAGAAGGGCACTGAAGTGGATCTAGAAATCAGGGGTTCTTAGCTCTGTGGCACAGTTGCTGCAAGTGAGTTGAAAGGAACTGGTGGGGTGGAAACAAAGCAGCAGACATGTCTCACCCTTTGCTGTAGCAATGCCGAATCCCCGTGCTCCAATGACCTCGGGGGCCCTAATCAAATTGCAGTGCCTGGCTGCAAGAAGGTCTTGGGATATGGATTCCCCGATGAAGGCGTAATTCGATTCCAGCACACGCTGAAATGCCTCGTGGTAGTTTTTGACTAAAACGTGGTCTCTCCTCTTGTCCATGTACTCGTAGATCATCTGATGGATGGGATTCCTGGAGTTCTGCAGCCCACAAAGTAAAGTGTCAAACCTCGCAGTGATCACGAGAGCTGCTGTACTAGACCAGGGGGCACCAATTGCAAAATTGCCATCTGGAGAAGACAATTTaaactctctctccctctgagcCTCTGTATAGAGCTGCCAATGTCTGGCGGGGAAGTTAACCAGTCTCTCAGGGAGGAACACAGGTTTCAGATAAAAGGTAAAGTGTCACCAGGCAGACCAGGGATACACAGCTTTAAAAGTCAGCAAGAACTGGAGTGGGAACACATCCAACCTATCGAGGAAGCTCACTAGCTAAGCAAAAGAAGCTCATCAAAGCTTGGCTGGCATAAGCTGTCTACGTGCGGAGTCTGACTCTGAGCACAATCACAGCTCCTGGGCTCGTAGGAAATCTACTAGAGGGTCAGGCACCTTGAAGAACTGAAACGTGGAGGAACCTTCTACTGTCCCAAACTCGATCTCTCTCTGCTTCACAAGATCTTCAAAAGTCTGGATCGGAAGCGGCTCGTTCCCAGAGCTCAGCAAGGCGGTGAAATTGGCAATgtaggcagccagcagagagatgGTGAAAAGCCACCAGATGGTGGCAATTATTCGCCCGGACAGTGCTTTGGGATGAGGTGCTGCACCTgcagaggagagaaggcagctgcaGGGTTAGCAGCTTGACATGCGCACAAAAGGGACAGCGAGGGCAGCTGGTACCGTACCGTGTACACATGTATTTAAGAAGTGCGTTTCTCTTTATTTAACGACACCCGTCCGAACCGAAACTTCCCCTGCAGCGCTGGAGACCAGCACACACAAGCCTTGTGCTGTGCATGAGCCCTGGCAAGCGACACTGCCTCAGCCCGATTCACCCACCCGCGGCATGGAAACACACTGATGGCCAAAAGCAAAGGAGAGGTTGGCACCCTCCAACCTCAGAAACACCAGTGTTAAGTTAACGTCCCTTCAAACCACCTCACATTGAAGCCAGACTCCCCCGCCCCTGCAGTACTCAAGCAGAGCGATGACTAAGGTGCTGTCTGCGGACAATACTCTGTAGATGGCACCGCCTGTGGGCACAGTTAGTGCTGCTGGGTGTCCGGCAGAAATCAAATGGGCAGGGCAGTCCACAGAGCACAGCATGCCTGCCACACAGCCGCATGCGATGGATGTGGGCCGAAATGGTACATTGGCTCCCTAACAGCTGGAGTTTTATCTGGTCACACCCACAGCCCCACTAGGGTCCTACCTTGCAGGGTAAGAGCTCCCGCTCCAAACCAGAGGCTGTTCAGAAAGGTGAAGTGGTTCTCCTCACTCTTGGGCTCCTTCCATTCACAGGGGCTCAGCCTATGGCAAGAAACCAGGTGTCACAACAGCTCTACCAGCATCAACCGCAGAGAGGCCGGGGTTGTTCCACGCCCCACACAGCTCCAGTCTAGGATTCAGAGTGACTGCGTTCCTGTTTGGAGGACCTTGGAGGCAACCAGCTGATGCTGCCCTTGGCCTGGGGTGCGTCGCAGCAGTGAAGCCTTGGGACGGGGGCATCGCCCAGAAACACAGATGACGAGCCTCGTTCTCCCAACCTGGCCCAGATTGGCAGCCAGCTGGGAGTAACAACTGCTGGGCCGCGAAGCTGGGCTTTCCGCAGGGAGAGAGGCGGCGCTGAAGGAAAAGACCTGGTATAAAGTGAGGTGTGTGGGCCCCAGCACACTGAGTGCACTCAGCCCTGGGGGCTAATGGGAAGGGCATGAATGGTGGCTAATATGCATTGGCACCGGGGCTGCTTAGCTGCCCCAGCCTATACCCAGGCCAAGGTAGAAGAACAAATCCAAGGAGGCAGTTCCAagtgagaaaggagggggaaCAGCCCAGACGATCATGAAGGCCTCTGGTTACTGGGGGACTGTGCTAATAGTGGGCCTgttcacatcctcagctgtacTGACGTAGCAGAGTAGGGTTGTGCAGGGCGCTTGGGATGGGTGACGCAGCTCGTGGATCTGTGATTCCACCGTGAAATCCCAGCACAAGGAACGCAAAGCAGCACTTGCTGTTCTAGCCTGTGGCTGCAGAGGGACTACACTGTAGCTGGCTTGGAAGTGAAGTTCTTCCTCCTGCAACACGCCTGGATATCCCTGCTCAGCATGGGCGTGAAAGGAGAGAGAATTCCACCCACAGAAGCCAGTGGGAGGGAAGTACCCGGAGGTGAAATGCAGCAGGGGAGTTGCGCCTTAGACACAAACATGGTCGGGTTTAAGAGGAGAGAAGTAACGGTGATGAAGGTGAAAGCACAGGGGTGACATTCACGTGTTTAAATGGAGCATCCAAAGCTTCTTACAATGTTAGAGACATGGTGCACTGTGTATCTAGAGGGGAAGAGACCCTGATTTTGCTGTGATCTGTCCACTACCGTGGGCCTTAGGAGAGACACTTTATCTGCACTTTTAGCCCAGTGAGCTGTTCTGAGCTGTGCAGGAGCAAATGCTACCCAGTGCTTTGGCTAGGAGTCAGGATCTGTTCGGTGGCTGGGGAAAGCAATGGGTCCCAGAGAAAGCCAAACACACTGTAGAGAACAGCAGATGTATTTTTACCTGGCTGCAAGAAACAGGCAGAGGCAGGTCAGCAGGTAAGCAACCATCACGCCAGTCCAGGTCTCCTTACTGAAGGGAGCGAGGAAGCCGAAGAGAGAAGCACCCTGGGAGGCAGCCTCCTTCCTGAGCAGGATCCCAATCCCCGTGGCCAGGAATGGCATGGTGAAGGAAATCACCTCGTCTCTCGCTGACGTGATTGTCAAGGGAGCCACAGCGAGGTCTGCTTCCTGCAGGGCAAGCGAGGACGTCTCAGCAGCCCTTGAGACACGAGCTGGGGGCGTCTCAGTTCCCAGTGGACAAATGGCCACCAGACAAACCCCATCACTGTCCTGCTTAGCAGCCTCCTATTTGCCATTGTGGCAAACCACCCCCATTTCGGGAAGAGCCAGGGCTGAGAAGCGAGCTCTGCCTCTCACTTCTCCAGGCTGCAGCATTTACAGGCAGGAGCCAGAGCCAGGATTTGGAGAGCTGCAAGTAGGTACACAGGGCCGGACTCAGGGCAGCGTAGGCTCTAACTTGCAACTTGCCACCAGGTGGCAGCACAGGACAGGACAAGGGCCCATTCACACCTGTCCTAGCTAGTTTCTTGTAATTAACTTAGCTGGATGCATCCAAAGAAGccgctttctccctccctccctcctccaaaaTCTACCTGGAGCTCCATACGCTTGGGCTGGCCCTTTAtttctggcccagccctgccatgTATCCAGATAAATCCATGGAATATGAAGAGCAGGAAGCGTACGGTAAATCCACCCTTGTTGAGCAACTGCTATgaccaagagttttaaaagttaCTCATGTCGGTCCCAGGAAATCAGAGATGAGGcaggtgaggtcatatcttttactggaccaacttcaggtggtgaaagagacaagccttcgagctacaaagagctcttcttcaggtggaGAAAGCGTGTCTCCTtccccaacagaagctggtcccaaCTATCACCTCCCCCAATTTGTCTCTTTGAAAGCTGACAAGTGAGTTTGTCCTAGCCTCCAAGGTGTTTGCATCAGTTTCATTCTGATCCCACGATGCCAGCCAGCAAGAACGGCACCTCGGGTGTATTTCAGACAATTGTTTGGTTTTAAGACCATTTCCTTTAAAGCTTTTATCTTCAGCACATTAGAGTGAAAGGAACATTGTGGCCACTCGGTTGCAATCCAGTACCTCTCAGCAGTCCAAGAGGCAGCGCAGTCTAGTGGTCTGAGCACAACACAGCAAGCCAGGACCTCCACTTTCCTCTGTGGTCTTGtgcacagtcacctcccagctctgtgcctcagtttccctatctgaggaatggggataatgctactgGCCTACCTCACAGAGAGACCTCCATACCGAATGCTTGCCAAGTGCTGCGTGAAGAGATGGGCTAGGCACTTGGATTGTTAGTGCTGAGGTGAAGTGGGCAGGGTGACAGCTCCCTGGGGTTGTCAGGGAAACCAGAATCCCCGGAGAGGGGGAAACAGGCTGTCACAGACAGCAAATAAATGAACTGCTAATATGGTTGTTTCCACCCCCACGCGTGGGGAAGTTCAGCCCTCCTGAGAAAAGTCACCTGTCTGACGATCTCGCCGACCATCCCTGTCCAGTTCCCGCCGGAGGAGACCGCCCCATAGCGGCCATCTTTCACTATCGTCACCTTATAGTTGAAGTGCAGCATCTTGGCGAGTGCGTCCAGCAGATCTAGGCAGTAGCCCTCCAGCTCTGTGCCTCTTGCCATCGCATAGGGATCTTGCTGCACGCAACGAGGGAGGAGGATGTTTGAAACCAGACAGTTCCACCATCATCAACCAAAGACCGGCTGTGAGATCCCTCCCCATTTCAGCAGCCTCCACCCCCTCGGCCTGCCAACCCCCCACGAGATGGCGACCTGCAGATGCAAGACCTGGTGGCAGAACCCAGGATTTAGCTGTAGTGCTTCCAGGGCCTGGAAATCTGCTCCCCTGGGAgcctccccacacacctcctcCCTGGTAAGAGATGCTAAGAGTCACTCGTTCACGTGAAATGTGGAGTTCGTCACCAGCCCCTGTATGGGACTCCCCCACTCTTAAAGCAAAGTGGCCTCATTTTTCACCACTTAGGCTTTCGTTTGCTTTTCAAAGGATCTGTTTCTCGCTGTCTCCCAGCAGTAATGAGCAACAAGTCTGGGCACTACTGACTTCCGCTGCGGGACACGAGCAACTCCTGCTGCGCTCAACAGGTGTTGGCCATGTCTAGCTGGGAACAGGCCTGGCTCTCAAGATAAAATGTGTCTGAAAGAAGCATCCACCCAACCCTCCTGCTGGATTGGGCCTGTTCTGTCCTGGAAGCCACCGGTCACCCTGTGCTAGCTGTACCTGAGTGCCCTAGGAAGGCTCATGGAAAGCAGACAGAGGAAGGGAGTTTGGACTCAAAAACAGACAAAGCCACATGCAAGCCTAGGGACGGGACAAAGAGACTCTGTTACCCCAGCCACTAGCAGCAACACCCTCCTTGGCCTTACCAGGATTGTTGTGACAGTCAGCGTCTGAGGATCCGTTGCCTCTTTTCCTTCCTCATCGTTGCCCTGCAGTGCAAAGCATTCAAGGTGAGTAGCTGGATCTCAGCCATGAAGGGCGTCCGCTCAGCCCGAcctattgttatttgtattgtacCTTGGGGCCTGGTCATGGACAAGACCCTatagtgcaaggtgctgtacaaacacagtacacagacagtctctgtcccaagGGCCTTACCATCCTTACGAGACCTgcattctattctcagctctgccactggcctgctgggtgactgctctgtgcctcagtttccccacctgtaaaatggggatggtgatactgatctccttcataaagcactttgagatccaccGATAAAAAGTGCTGCATCAAAGCCAGACACTTAACAACACGGCCCTGCAAAGCACTGGATAAATACCCTCTACCCCCACAAGAGTCCATTTAATATCATTATTCCCCatgtgacagatggggaaacagaggcacatggCGATGCCAAGGCCAGAGGAAAAGCAAAGTGTCTCCTTTCAAGGTGCTCAGCGTGGAGATGGGAGAAAGGGCTCGATCCAGCAAAGCAGGCTCGTTGCCGCTTTCTGCACCGGGACTCCGGGGCAAACGCATCTCACAGGCATGTGTTAAATGGCTCTAATAATGGCAGACCCACCGCTGGAGTTTACCCGAT
Protein-coding regions in this window:
- the LOC127038785 gene encoding probable glutamate receptor, with the protein product MEEAFRLALCVMMGLLLLRGSRLAGAIETGNAVSKGNDEEGKEATDPQTLTVTTILQDPYAMARGTELEGYCLDLLDALAKMLHFNYKVTIVKDGRYGAVSSGGNWTGMVGEIVRQEADLAVAPLTITSARDEVISFTMPFLATGIGILLRKEAASQGASLFGFLAPFSKETWTGVMVAYLLTCLCLFLAARLSPCEWKEPKSEENHFTFLNSLWFGAGALTLQGAAPHPKALSGRIIATIWWLFTISLLAAYIANFTALLSSGNEPLPIQTFEDLVKQREIEFGTVEGSSTFQFFKNSRNPIHQMIYEYMDKRRDHVLVKNYHEAFQRVLESNYAFIGESISQDLLAARHCNLIRAPEVIGARGFGIATAKGSPWANKLSLAVLKLGESGNLDYLHNKWWETTCFHKGPDTWSPLKPQAMGGLFLVLAIGLVLGVIVALVELSNRSRHAAEREKKSCCSVLSEEMSHRFRIKEGVRENPEKVKP